A single genomic interval of Arthrobacter sp. NicSoilB8 harbors:
- the recN gene encoding DNA repair protein RecN, whose product MLEELRIRDLGVITDAVLPLGPGLSVVTGETGAGKTMVVTAVGLLLGARSDAGAVRSGAKSASAEAVLKLDAGHAAVARSREAGAEVEEFDGEAELLLARSVGADGRSRAYVGGRAAPVGVLAEIGETLVVVHGQSDQIRLKSPVAQRGALDKFAGESLAGSLAAYQDLYAHWHASQGELDALRSAARERLREAESLQAALAEIDAVDPQPGEDEALKAEAVKLANVEELRIAASTAHQALIAEDFGEEADATTLVDAAKRTLEHVAEHDEELGQAAARLAEVGFLLNDIAAELASYQAALDTEGPERLAEIEDRRAVLAKLVRKYAPSIDEVLVWAEEARARYEELQDDSTRIESLDAEVARAEAELKKQAAGISKARTKAAKDLSARVSAELTALAMADATLVINVEPAGQLGPFGADEISFLLQPHSGAPARPLGKGASGGELSRVMLAIEVVLAAVDPVPTFVFDEVDAGVGGRAAVEIGRRLAMLARHVQVLVVTHLPQVAAFANQHIRVTKTSVRGADGATATGFTSSDVQLLDEAERVRELARMLAGQEDSESAQAHAQELLDDAKLLPQI is encoded by the coding sequence ATGCTTGAAGAACTGAGAATCCGCGATCTCGGCGTCATCACGGACGCCGTCCTGCCGCTGGGCCCGGGCCTCAGCGTCGTGACCGGTGAAACCGGCGCCGGCAAGACCATGGTGGTCACCGCCGTCGGCCTGCTCCTCGGTGCCAGGTCCGACGCCGGCGCCGTCCGCAGCGGCGCGAAGAGCGCCTCCGCGGAGGCCGTGCTGAAGCTCGACGCCGGGCACGCCGCCGTCGCGCGGTCCCGCGAGGCCGGCGCGGAGGTTGAAGAGTTCGACGGCGAAGCGGAACTGCTGCTAGCCCGCAGCGTCGGCGCCGACGGGCGCAGCCGTGCGTACGTGGGCGGACGTGCCGCGCCGGTCGGCGTGCTCGCCGAAATCGGCGAAACCCTCGTGGTGGTGCACGGTCAATCAGACCAGATCCGGCTCAAGAGCCCTGTGGCGCAACGCGGCGCTCTGGACAAGTTCGCGGGCGAGAGCCTCGCGGGGTCACTGGCGGCCTACCAGGACCTCTACGCCCACTGGCATGCCAGCCAGGGCGAGCTCGATGCCTTGCGCAGCGCCGCCCGGGAACGCCTCCGCGAGGCGGAGTCGCTGCAGGCCGCCCTGGCCGAGATCGACGCCGTCGACCCGCAGCCGGGCGAGGACGAGGCCCTCAAGGCCGAGGCAGTGAAGCTGGCCAACGTCGAGGAACTGCGGATCGCGGCCAGCACCGCGCACCAGGCACTCATCGCCGAGGACTTTGGCGAAGAGGCCGACGCCACCACCCTGGTGGACGCCGCCAAACGCACCTTGGAGCACGTTGCCGAACACGACGAGGAGCTGGGGCAAGCCGCGGCACGCCTGGCCGAGGTCGGGTTCCTGCTCAACGACATCGCCGCCGAGCTCGCCAGCTACCAGGCCGCCCTGGACACGGAGGGCCCGGAACGGCTCGCGGAGATCGAGGACCGCCGGGCCGTGCTGGCCAAACTGGTCCGCAAGTACGCGCCGAGCATCGACGAGGTTCTGGTCTGGGCCGAGGAAGCCCGGGCCCGCTACGAAGAGCTGCAGGACGACTCCACCCGGATCGAATCACTGGACGCCGAGGTTGCCCGGGCCGAAGCCGAGCTGAAGAAGCAGGCCGCCGGGATCAGCAAGGCGCGCACCAAAGCTGCGAAGGACCTCTCCGCCCGGGTCAGTGCAGAGCTGACGGCGCTGGCCATGGCCGACGCCACCCTGGTCATCAACGTGGAGCCCGCGGGCCAGCTCGGACCGTTCGGGGCCGACGAGATCTCCTTCCTGCTCCAGCCGCACTCCGGCGCGCCCGCCCGGCCGCTTGGCAAGGGCGCCTCGGGTGGTGAACTCTCACGCGTCATGCTCGCCATAGAGGTGGTGCTCGCCGCCGTCGATCCTGTCCCGACGTTCGTCTTCGACGAAGTCGACGCCGGCGTGGGCGGCCGCGCCGCCGTCGAGATCGGCCGCCGGCTGGCGATGCTGGCCCGGCACGTCCAGGTCCTGGTGGTGACCCACCTGCCGCAGGTGGCCGCCTTCGCGAACCAGCACATCCGGGTCACGAAGACCTCCGTCCGGGGCGCTGACGGCGCCACCGCCACCGGCTTTACCTCCAGCGACGTGCAGCTGTTGGACGAGGCCGAGCGCGTCCGCGAACTGGCCCGCATGCTCGCCGGCCAGGAGGACTCGGAATCCGCCCAGGCCCACGCCCAGGAACTGCTGGACGATGCCAAACTCCTGCCGCAGATCTGA
- a CDS encoding NUDIX hydrolase → MPGMSETPNAARQVSDEPSPRRLLSSRKVYEGRIWDVVSDSFQLNDDGDTLVRDYIDHPGAVAVLPMNDAGDVLLLRQYRHPVGMDLWEIPAGLLDVEGEDFVVGAARELAEEADLVADRWNVLADFFNSPGSSSEAIRIYLARGLSDVPGHERHVRTDEEAEIELHWTPLDEAVHAVLDGRLHNPSAVVGILAAAAARADNFENLRPADAPWPAHPSQRQ, encoded by the coding sequence ATGCCCGGTATGTCTGAAACCCCCAATGCTGCACGGCAGGTTTCGGATGAACCTAGCCCGCGCCGTCTTTTGTCTTCCCGAAAAGTCTACGAAGGCAGGATCTGGGACGTCGTCAGCGACAGTTTCCAGCTCAACGACGACGGCGACACCTTGGTCCGGGACTACATCGACCATCCCGGCGCGGTTGCCGTTCTTCCGATGAACGACGCCGGCGACGTGCTGCTGCTGCGGCAGTACCGGCACCCCGTCGGCATGGACCTCTGGGAAATCCCCGCCGGGCTGCTCGACGTCGAGGGGGAGGACTTCGTCGTCGGCGCCGCCCGCGAGCTGGCCGAGGAAGCGGACCTCGTGGCGGACCGCTGGAACGTGCTGGCCGATTTCTTCAACTCCCCGGGATCCTCCAGCGAAGCCATCCGCATCTACCTGGCCCGCGGCCTCAGCGACGTGCCCGGACACGAACGGCACGTCCGCACCGACGAGGAAGCCGAAATCGAACTGCACTGGACCCCGCTGGACGAGGCCGTCCACGCGGTGCTGGACGGCCGCCTGCATAACCCGTCCGCCGTCGTCGGCATCCTGGCCGCCGCCGCCGCCCGGGCCGACAACTTCGAAAACCTCCGCCCGGCCGACGCGCCCTGGCCCGCCCATCCCAGCCAGCGTCAATGA
- the xerD gene encoding site-specific tyrosine recombinase XerD encodes MTDYLQHMGVERGLAANTLAAYRRDLARYASHLARSGRQRPTDVTRHDVTGFVQALSDGSDGGSALNVRSAARTVVAVRGLHKFWALEGITPTDPASDVHPPMPGKRLPKAISVGEVTRILEAAGTDTATGLRDRALLEFLYSTGARISEAVGLDVDDISLHTPGEPGDTDGPAIVRLFGKGSKERLVPLGSYGARALDAYLVRGRPLLAAKGKGTPALFLNARGGRISRQSAWTILKTAAEKANITKDVSPHTLRHSFATHLLEGGADVRVVQELLGHASVTTTQVYTQVTADTLREIYAAAHPRALG; translated from the coding sequence ATGACGGACTACTTACAGCACATGGGCGTGGAACGGGGACTGGCGGCCAACACCCTCGCCGCCTACCGGCGCGACCTCGCCCGGTACGCGAGCCACCTCGCCCGGTCGGGGCGCCAGCGCCCGACGGATGTCACCCGGCATGATGTCACCGGATTCGTCCAGGCGCTCTCCGACGGGTCCGACGGCGGATCCGCCCTCAATGTCCGGTCCGCGGCGCGCACCGTCGTGGCGGTGCGCGGTCTCCACAAGTTCTGGGCACTCGAAGGCATCACCCCCACCGACCCCGCCAGCGACGTCCACCCGCCCATGCCCGGCAAACGGCTGCCCAAAGCCATCAGCGTCGGCGAGGTCACCAGAATCCTCGAGGCCGCCGGCACGGATACGGCCACCGGCCTGCGCGACCGTGCGCTGCTTGAGTTCCTCTACTCCACCGGCGCCCGCATCAGCGAAGCCGTGGGACTGGACGTCGACGACATCTCCCTGCACACCCCCGGCGAACCAGGCGACACCGACGGCCCGGCGATCGTCAGGCTGTTCGGCAAGGGTTCCAAGGAACGCCTCGTCCCGCTGGGATCCTATGGGGCGCGCGCCCTCGATGCCTACCTTGTCCGCGGCCGGCCCCTGCTGGCCGCCAAGGGCAAGGGAACCCCGGCGCTGTTCCTGAATGCCCGGGGCGGACGAATTAGCCGGCAAAGCGCCTGGACCATCCTCAAGACGGCCGCGGAAAAGGCCAACATCACCAAAGACGTTTCACCGCACACTCTCCGGCACTCGTTCGCGACCCACCTCTTGGAGGGCGGCGCCGATGTCCGCGTGGTCCAGGAACTGCTGGGGCACGCTTCGGTGACCACCACGCAGGTCTACACCCAGGTGACGGCCGATACGCTGCGGGAAATCTACGCCGCCGCGCACCCCCGCGCCCTGGGCTAG
- a CDS encoding NAD kinase, whose amino-acid sequence MSRRVLILAHTGREESLKAAWEACALLHESGLVPVLQENELGDMVRFFGRLDHPVEVLHDHVKLPEVELVMVLGGDGTILRAAELVREVDVPLLGVNLGHVGFLAESERADLAQTVEWIASREYTVEERMTIDVQVWVRGQKIWHTWALNEAAIEKGNRERMLEVVTEVDERPLTSFGCDGVVLATPTGSTAYAFSAGGPVVWPEVEALLIVPISAHALFAKPLVVSPRSRLAVEILNRTDAQGVLWCDGRRSVDLPPGARVEVTRSATPVRLARTHQTPFSGRLVRKFELPIQGWRGPMPQAEAIHTGPVPIIRTPRPMPPLPSPRHAGPGDAPDPTTAK is encoded by the coding sequence ATGAGCAGGCGTGTCCTCATCCTTGCCCACACAGGGCGCGAGGAGTCCCTCAAGGCTGCCTGGGAGGCGTGCGCCCTGCTGCATGAATCCGGCCTGGTCCCCGTGCTGCAGGAGAACGAGCTTGGGGATATGGTGCGCTTCTTCGGCCGGCTCGACCACCCTGTCGAGGTCCTTCACGACCACGTGAAGCTGCCTGAGGTGGAACTCGTCATGGTGCTGGGCGGGGACGGCACCATCCTCCGGGCCGCCGAGCTCGTCCGGGAAGTCGACGTGCCGCTGCTCGGCGTGAACCTTGGCCACGTCGGGTTCCTGGCCGAGAGCGAGCGGGCCGACCTCGCCCAGACCGTCGAGTGGATCGCCAGCCGTGAGTACACGGTGGAGGAACGGATGACCATCGACGTCCAGGTCTGGGTCCGCGGGCAGAAGATCTGGCACACCTGGGCCCTCAACGAGGCCGCGATCGAAAAGGGCAATCGGGAACGGATGCTTGAAGTGGTCACCGAAGTCGACGAACGCCCCCTGACCTCCTTCGGTTGCGACGGCGTGGTTCTCGCCACCCCCACGGGCTCCACGGCGTACGCTTTTTCCGCCGGCGGCCCCGTGGTGTGGCCCGAGGTGGAGGCGCTGCTGATCGTGCCCATCAGCGCCCATGCCCTCTTCGCGAAGCCGCTCGTGGTCTCGCCCCGGTCCAGGCTCGCCGTCGAGATCCTGAACCGGACCGATGCCCAGGGCGTCCTGTGGTGCGACGGCCGCCGCTCCGTGGACCTGCCACCCGGCGCGCGCGTCGAAGTAACCCGCTCCGCCACGCCCGTGCGGCTTGCCAGGACGCACCAGACCCCCTTCTCCGGCCGGTTGGTGCGCAAATTCGAACTCCCCATCCAGGGCTGGCGCGGCCCGATGCCGCAGGCCGAGGCCATCCACACCGGACCCGTCCCGATCATCCGCACCCCCCGTCCCATGCCGCCGCTGCCCTCGCCGCGCCACGCCGGACCCGGCGACGCCCCCGATCCAACGACTGCGAAGTGA
- a CDS encoding TlyA family RNA methyltransferase: MSRLDQALVSRGLARSRTHAARLISEGKVSSGGEVLAKASLQIPDAAVLDVAASAEDGYVSRAGHKLAGALDAFPAVDVAGKRCLDAGASTGGFTDVLLRRGAAHVVAVDVGHDQLVPEIRHDPRVSVHEGLNVRYMTPAEIGGPAALTVADLSFISLTLVVAPLAACTEPGGDLVLMVKPQFEIGKDRLGRTGVVTSERERRLAVGKVAAAAVDAGLVLMGLAQSPLPGQDGNVEYFLWIERAMSEVPPKIEERDAAVAALLGTIWPNH; the protein is encoded by the coding sequence GTGAGCCGGCTGGACCAGGCACTCGTCAGCCGCGGGCTCGCGAGATCCCGCACCCATGCCGCCCGCCTGATTTCCGAGGGCAAGGTGAGCTCCGGAGGCGAGGTCCTCGCCAAGGCATCCCTGCAGATTCCGGATGCCGCTGTGCTGGACGTCGCCGCCTCTGCCGAGGACGGCTACGTCAGCCGCGCAGGGCACAAGCTGGCCGGCGCGCTGGACGCGTTCCCCGCCGTCGACGTCGCGGGCAAACGGTGCCTCGATGCCGGCGCCTCGACCGGCGGGTTCACCGATGTGCTGCTCCGGCGCGGAGCCGCCCATGTGGTGGCCGTGGACGTCGGGCACGACCAGCTGGTCCCGGAAATCCGGCATGACCCCCGGGTCTCGGTCCACGAGGGACTCAACGTGCGGTACATGACGCCCGCGGAGATCGGCGGACCGGCCGCGCTGACCGTGGCGGACCTGTCCTTCATCTCACTGACCCTCGTGGTGGCGCCCCTCGCGGCGTGCACCGAACCCGGCGGCGACCTTGTCCTCATGGTCAAGCCGCAGTTCGAGATCGGCAAGGACCGGCTCGGCCGGACCGGCGTCGTCACCTCGGAGCGGGAACGCCGGCTTGCCGTGGGCAAGGTGGCTGCCGCGGCGGTGGACGCGGGCCTGGTCCTGATGGGCCTCGCCCAAAGCCCGCTGCCGGGCCAGGACGGCAATGTCGAGTACTTTCTGTGGATAGAACGCGCGATGTCGGAAGTCCCGCCTAAGATCGAGGAGCGGGACGCAGCCGTGGCTGCGTTGCTCGGAACAATCTGGCCGAACCACTAG
- a CDS encoding HNH endonuclease signature motif containing protein, whose product MDSTAAWSAEGREALAAVAASADALAAGLAAFTDAGAGLGTVAGPADPPGADRPCTVDPRHNADPFREADPFQGSDPLRGSDPLRDLADGCLDGLAGVARLEARTAALKVRLAADYLRAATALAAPAVSPREHTVQEMALVAEVAGVLTVSERAAGALLAEAHALTTALPLTLAALGAGTISWAHARVIIDETQNLDRAGAAGLEAHFLDPGAPDPARGCPAGELTASRFRAKARTWRERHHRDSIEARHARSAADRRVEYVPDRDGMAWLSAYLPADTAAGIWDRATTAARALQGPDEARTLAQLRADITATWLLTTTGTTGAGTTGDGMANCGPAGTTTGAGIAGAGVNTGGCVGGGVPSPRAQVLVTVPVLSLLGVTGEPAVLDGYGPIPPSMARRLVAEGAGSFYRVLVDPRDGAPLEIGRSSYRVTKAQRHWLRLRDSHCTFTGCNNHSLDNDADHLLAWADGGTTGIANLGQPCPKHHRLKHSSAWQPVGASKTSPPGWISPSGRHYPAEHQDWEPPHWPDHTPATHNGPDLGLPLDPGLPADPKPHHGPDLEQGLPPDPGLDRGLPPDPGLDRGLLPDPGDHHRLDLPTDSDLPPDPFPDWHHFTAEHLLPVELHVADIGDPGWPGSLDSPFPESFQFQSV is encoded by the coding sequence ATGGATAGCACGGCGGCGTGGAGTGCGGAAGGCAGGGAGGCCCTAGCGGCTGTCGCCGCGTCTGCTGATGCGCTTGCCGCCGGCCTGGCTGCCTTCACGGACGCCGGTGCCGGCCTCGGAACCGTTGCCGGCCCGGCTGATCCGCCCGGCGCCGACCGGCCGTGCACCGTGGATCCGCGACACAACGCCGATCCGTTTCGGGAGGCTGATCCGTTTCAGGGCTCTGATCCTTTGCGGGGCTCTGATCCGTTGCGGGATCTGGCGGATGGGTGTCTGGACGGGTTGGCCGGGGTGGCGCGGCTGGAGGCCCGGACCGCGGCGTTGAAGGTGCGGCTGGCCGCGGACTATCTGCGGGCGGCCACGGCCCTGGCGGCCCCGGCGGTGTCCCCGCGGGAGCACACCGTGCAGGAAATGGCGCTGGTCGCCGAGGTCGCGGGTGTCCTGACCGTGAGCGAACGCGCCGCCGGGGCCCTGCTCGCCGAGGCCCACGCCCTGACCACGGCGCTGCCGCTGACCCTGGCCGCGCTGGGCGCCGGGACGATCTCCTGGGCCCACGCCCGGGTCATTATCGACGAAACCCAGAACCTGGACCGGGCCGGGGCGGCCGGGCTGGAGGCGCACTTCCTGGACCCCGGCGCCCCGGACCCGGCCCGGGGCTGCCCGGCCGGGGAGCTCACGGCGTCCCGGTTCCGGGCCAAGGCCCGCACCTGGCGCGAACGCCACCACCGGGACAGCATCGAGGCCCGCCACGCCCGAAGCGCCGCGGACCGGCGGGTCGAGTACGTCCCGGACCGGGACGGCATGGCCTGGCTCTCGGCCTACCTCCCGGCCGACACCGCCGCCGGGATCTGGGACCGGGCCACCACGGCCGCCCGCGCCCTCCAGGGCCCGGACGAGGCCCGCACCCTGGCCCAGCTCCGCGCCGACATCACCGCCACCTGGCTCCTCACCACCACCGGCACCACCGGCGCCGGGACCACCGGCGACGGCATGGCCAACTGCGGGCCGGCCGGCACCACCACCGGCGCGGGTATCGCCGGGGCGGGCGTCAATACCGGCGGGTGTGTGGGTGGGGGTGTGCCGTCGCCGCGGGCGCAGGTCCTGGTCACCGTCCCGGTGCTGTCGCTGCTGGGCGTCACCGGGGAACCGGCCGTCCTGGACGGGTACGGGCCGATCCCGCCGTCGATGGCCCGGCGCCTGGTCGCCGAGGGCGCCGGGTCCTTCTACCGGGTCCTGGTTGACCCGCGGGACGGGGCCCCGCTGGAAATCGGCCGGAGCAGCTACCGGGTCACCAAGGCCCAGCGGCACTGGCTCCGGCTCCGCGACAGCCACTGCACGTTCACGGGCTGTAACAACCATTCCCTGGACAACGACGCGGACCATCTTCTGGCCTGGGCCGACGGCGGCACCACCGGCATCGCCAACCTGGGCCAGCCCTGCCCGAAACACCACCGCCTGAAACATTCCTCGGCCTGGCAACCCGTCGGGGCCAGCAAAACCAGCCCGCCAGGCTGGATCTCCCCCTCGGGACGGCACTACCCCGCCGAACACCAGGACTGGGAACCACCCCACTGGCCAGACCACACCCCGGCCACGCACAACGGCCCGGATCTGGGACTGCCCCTAGACCCCGGACTTCCCGCGGACCCCAAACCACATCACGGCCCGGACCTGGAGCAGGGACTGCCCCCGGATCCCGGCCTGGACCGGGGACTGCCCCCGGATCCCGGCCTGGACCGGGGACTACTCCCGGACCCCGGAGATCATCACCGTCTGGACCTGCCCACGGATTCCGACCTGCCCCCGGATCCCTTCCCGGACTGGCACCACTTCACGGCCGAGCATCTATTGCCGGTGGAGTTGCATGTGGCAGACATAGGCGATCCGGGCTGGCCGGGGTCCCTCGACAGTCCTTTCCCGGAAAGCTTCCAGTTCCAAAGCGTCTGA
- a CDS encoding dihydrofolate reductase family protein yields the protein MGKVVMYSSVSVDGFIADENDQPGPLFDWLSSGDVPLDESGELKVSQTSYDYTRPYWDQIGATVVGRHVFDMTDGWDGKPPGGVDHVVVVTHRPEPEGWDAEAPFHFVDGVEAAVAKAQELAGDRVVEVAAGDVGGQVLAAGLVDEVRMDVVPIVFGSGKRFFGSVHAQHLLEDPDVVIQGNRVLHLRYRVRR from the coding sequence ATGGGCAAGGTGGTCATGTACAGCTCGGTGTCGGTGGACGGCTTCATCGCGGACGAGAACGACCAGCCAGGACCCCTGTTCGACTGGTTGTCCAGCGGTGACGTGCCGTTGGACGAGAGCGGCGAGCTGAAGGTGTCGCAGACGTCCTACGACTACACCCGGCCGTACTGGGACCAGATCGGGGCGACCGTCGTCGGCCGCCACGTCTTCGACATGACGGACGGCTGGGACGGGAAGCCTCCGGGCGGGGTCGACCACGTGGTCGTCGTGACGCACCGGCCGGAGCCTGAGGGCTGGGACGCCGAGGCGCCGTTTCACTTCGTCGATGGCGTCGAGGCAGCCGTGGCCAAGGCGCAGGAGCTTGCGGGTGACCGCGTGGTCGAGGTCGCTGCTGGCGACGTCGGTGGCCAGGTGCTTGCCGCGGGCCTGGTCGACGAGGTGCGCATGGACGTCGTACCCATCGTGTTCGGGTCCGGCAAGCGCTTCTTCGGGTCGGTCCACGCGCAGCACCTGTTGGAGGATCCTGACGTGGTGATTCAGGGCAACCGGGTGCTTCACCTGCGCTATCGGGTGCGCCGTTGA
- a CDS encoding HAD-IIA family hydrolase, whose translation MTETALISTFDALLSDLDGVVYAGPHAIPGAVESLRRLAGVGVGLGYVTNNASRSPAQVAQHLRELGAPAEDHQVVSSSQAAAALLGSLLPSGAHVLITGSAALAQEIELVGLVPVRSAEDNPVAVVQGFSPDLGWKDLAEASYVVAGGALWVATNADMSIPQARGIAPGNGTLVAAVAAATGKTPLVAGKPEAPLFHTAAKRLDSDRPLVVGDRLDTDILGGNNAGFATVAVLTGVDTRESILAARSMERPDFLINDLTGLYAPYPAVEHDAGRFRSGTASAIVRGQSVHICGDPADLDSWRAACSAWWAANPETTSALAPVLEWLDH comes from the coding sequence ATGACCGAAACGGCACTGATCTCCACCTTCGACGCCCTCCTCTCCGACCTCGACGGCGTCGTCTACGCCGGCCCGCACGCGATCCCCGGGGCCGTGGAGTCGCTGCGCCGGCTCGCCGGCGTCGGCGTCGGGCTGGGATACGTCACCAATAACGCATCCCGCTCTCCCGCGCAGGTGGCGCAACACCTGCGCGAGCTCGGCGCCCCCGCCGAGGACCACCAGGTGGTCAGCTCCTCGCAGGCGGCGGCTGCCCTGCTGGGCTCGCTGCTGCCGTCCGGGGCGCACGTGCTCATCACGGGCAGTGCCGCGCTGGCCCAGGAGATTGAACTGGTCGGCCTGGTTCCCGTCCGCAGCGCGGAGGATAACCCCGTTGCCGTTGTGCAGGGCTTCAGCCCGGACCTCGGGTGGAAGGACCTCGCCGAGGCGTCGTACGTCGTCGCCGGCGGTGCCCTGTGGGTGGCGACCAACGCGGACATGTCCATTCCCCAGGCGCGCGGCATCGCCCCTGGCAACGGGACCCTGGTGGCTGCCGTGGCGGCAGCCACCGGCAAGACCCCGCTGGTGGCCGGCAAGCCGGAGGCGCCGCTGTTCCACACCGCCGCCAAGCGGCTGGACTCGGACCGGCCGCTCGTCGTCGGCGACCGCCTGGACACCGACATCCTGGGCGGCAACAACGCCGGGTTCGCCACCGTGGCTGTACTGACGGGCGTCGACACCAGGGAATCGATCCTCGCCGCACGGTCCATGGAGCGTCCCGATTTCCTCATCAACGACCTCACCGGCCTGTACGCGCCGTACCCCGCCGTCGAGCACGACGCCGGGCGCTTCCGCAGCGGCACCGCCTCGGCGATCGTACGCGGTCAGTCCGTCCACATCTGCGGCGACCCCGCGGATCTGGACTCATGGCGTGCCGCCTGCTCGGCCTGGTGGGCCGCGAACCCCGAGACGACCAGTGCGCTGGCTCCGGTCCTCGAGTGGCTCGATCACTAG
- a CDS encoding CTP synthase produces the protein MISSNPVVQRSNSRVNSRFPGSSKTTKHIFVTGGVASSLGKGLTASSLGHLLRARGLSVTMQKLDPYLNVDPGTMNPFQHGEVFVTDDGAETDLDIGHYERFLDENLEGSANVTTGQVYSTVIAKERRGEYLGDTVQVIPHITDEIKRRMRLPAEGKNAPDVIITEIGGTVGDIESQPFLESARQVRQDIGRNNVFFLHVSLVPYIGPSQELKTKPTQHSVAALRSIGIQPEAIVIRSDRDVPQPMREKIGRMCDVDIDAVIGCPDAPSIYDIPKTLHSQGLDSYIVRALDLPFKDVDWTSWDKLLDAVHNPKHEVEIALVGKYIDLPDAYLSVTEALRAGGFANDTKVKIRWVPSDECETREGAVQSLAGVDAICVPGGFGIRGLEGKLGALKYARETKLPVLGLCLGLQCMVIEYARNVVGLEGASSSEFEPDSKYPVIATMEEQLDIVDGKGDLGGTMRLGLYEAKLDEGSVVAETYGTTNVSERHRHRYEVNNKYREQIAAKGLTFSGTSPDGKLVEFVELPRDVHPYYVATQAHPELSSRPTRPHPLFAGLIKAALAHQKAADGVPAASVNDSAAVKAEAPVTAAKPSSAAVSR, from the coding sequence ATGATAAGCTCAAACCCCGTGGTGCAGCGATCAAACTCTCGTGTAAATTCCCGGTTTCCGGGCTCGTCCAAGACGACCAAACACATCTTCGTCACCGGTGGTGTAGCGTCCTCGCTCGGTAAGGGACTGACGGCTTCGAGCCTCGGCCACCTCCTGCGCGCACGCGGTCTGTCTGTAACAATGCAAAAGCTCGATCCCTACCTCAACGTGGATCCGGGCACGATGAACCCCTTCCAGCACGGCGAAGTCTTCGTCACCGACGACGGCGCCGAAACGGACCTGGACATCGGACACTACGAGCGCTTCCTCGATGAAAACCTCGAAGGCTCGGCCAACGTCACAACCGGACAGGTCTACTCGACCGTCATCGCCAAGGAACGCCGCGGCGAATACCTCGGCGACACCGTCCAGGTCATCCCGCACATCACCGATGAGATCAAGCGGCGCATGCGGCTGCCCGCCGAGGGCAAGAACGCCCCGGACGTCATCATCACCGAAATCGGCGGCACCGTGGGCGACATCGAGTCCCAGCCGTTCCTCGAATCCGCCCGCCAGGTCCGTCAGGACATCGGGCGCAACAACGTGTTCTTCCTCCACGTCTCGCTCGTGCCGTACATTGGCCCGTCGCAGGAGCTGAAGACCAAGCCGACGCAGCACTCCGTTGCCGCGCTGCGCTCCATCGGCATCCAGCCTGAGGCGATCGTGATCCGTTCGGACCGCGACGTGCCCCAGCCCATGCGCGAGAAGATCGGCCGCATGTGCGACGTCGACATCGACGCAGTGATCGGCTGCCCTGACGCGCCGAGCATCTACGACATCCCGAAGACCCTGCACTCCCAGGGCCTGGATTCGTACATCGTCCGCGCCCTGGACCTGCCGTTCAAGGATGTGGACTGGACGAGCTGGGACAAGCTCCTCGATGCGGTCCACAACCCGAAGCACGAGGTCGAGATCGCGCTCGTCGGCAAGTACATCGACCTGCCGGACGCCTACCTGTCCGTCACCGAGGCCTTGCGTGCCGGCGGTTTCGCCAACGACACCAAGGTCAAGATCCGCTGGGTCCCCTCCGACGAATGCGAAACCCGCGAGGGCGCCGTGCAGTCCCTGGCCGGCGTCGACGCCATCTGCGTTCCGGGTGGCTTCGGCATCCGCGGACTCGAAGGCAAGCTTGGCGCCCTGAAATACGCCCGCGAAACCAAGCTCCCAGTCCTTGGCCTGTGCCTGGGTCTGCAGTGCATGGTGATCGAGTACGCCCGCAACGTGGTGGGCCTCGAGGGCGCTTCCTCGTCCGAGTTCGAGCCGGACTCCAAGTACCCCGTTATCGCCACGATGGAAGAGCAGCTGGACATCGTTGACGGCAAGGGCGACCTCGGCGGCACCATGCGCCTGGGCCTGTACGAGGCCAAACTCGACGAAGGCTCGGTTGTTGCCGAAACCTACGGCACCACGAACGTCAGCGAACGTCACCGGCACCGCTACGAGGTGAACAACAAGTACCGCGAGCAGATCGCCGCCAAGGGACTGACCTTCTCCGGAACCTCGCCCGACGGCAAGCTGGTCGAGTTCGTGGAACTTCCCCGCGACGTCCACCCGTACTACGTGGCAACGCAGGCACACCCCGAGCTCAGCTCGCGGCCCACGCGCCCGCACCCGCTTTTCGCGGGCCTGATCAAGGCCGCCCTGGCCCACCAGAAGGCCGCTGACGGCGTGCCCGCCGCGAGCGTCAACGACAGTGCCGCGGTGAAGGCTGAGGCTCCGGTCACTGCCGCCAAGCCCTCGTCCGCAGCAGTGTCCAGGTAA